In Providencia hangzhouensis, the DNA window GCTGTGGAGGCTTCCGGGTATATTCCAAATAAGGCGCCCGATATTTTATCGAATTCAACTAGCCATGCTATTGGGGTGTTGCTTCCTTCATTAACTAACCAAGTTTTTGCCGAAGTGATTCGTGGAATTGAAGCCGTGACAGACCGCCATGGCTACCAAACCATGCTCGCTCACTATGGTTATTTGCCCGAAAAAGAAGAAGAGCGGCTGACTTCACTACTTTCTTATAATATTGATGGTGTGATTTTAGCCGAACGGACACACACTGAACGAACGCTGCGTATGTTGAAAACCGCGGGGATCCCCGTTGTTGAGATTATGGATAGCGTTTCTCCTTGCCTAGATATTGCAGTTGGTATTGATAACTTTGAAGCGTCTCGCCAAATGACTCGGGCGATGATTGAGCGTGGCTGCCGTAAGGTTGTGTACTTAGGCGCAAGACATGATGAACGTACTTTTATTCGTTTAAAGGGTTATGAGCAGGCAATGCTCGATGCTAATCTTGAACCACGTAATGTGATGACGCAGGCTAGCTCATCGTATTCGCTAGGCGCCCAACTACTGCACGACTGCCGTGCTAAATACCCAGATACCGACGGCTTATTCTGTACCAATGATGACTTAGCGATAGGGGCTATTTTTGAATGTCAACGTTTAGGGATTCAAATTCCACAAGACCTTGCTATTTCAGGTTTTCATG includes these proteins:
- the gntR gene encoding gluconate operon transcriptional repressor GntR, encoding MKKKRPSLQDVADQVGVTKMTVSRFLRNPEQVSEALREKIAQAVEASGYIPNKAPDILSNSTSHAIGVLLPSLTNQVFAEVIRGIEAVTDRHGYQTMLAHYGYLPEKEEERLTSLLSYNIDGVILAERTHTERTLRMLKTAGIPVVEIMDSVSPCLDIAVGIDNFEASRQMTRAMIERGCRKVVYLGARHDERTFIRLKGYEQAMLDANLEPRNVMTQASSSYSLGAQLLHDCRAKYPDTDGLFCTNDDLAIGAIFECQRLGIQIPQDLAISGFHGHDVGQVMTPKLASILTPRDQMGRKAAEVLLARMSGKKLTDTHFDVGFCVLTGESI